One window of the Mycobacterium xenopi genome contains the following:
- a CDS encoding WXG100 family type VII secretion target, with translation MPTRFMTDPDQMRAMAGRFDVHAQTVEDEARKMWASSVNIAGAGWSGSAQATSYDTMSQMNQAFRNIVNMLHGVRDGLIRDANNYEAQEQASQQILSS, from the coding sequence ATGCCAACTCGGTTTATGACCGATCCCGACCAGATGCGGGCGATGGCGGGCCGGTTCGACGTGCACGCCCAGACCGTGGAGGACGAGGCCCGCAAGATGTGGGCGTCGTCGGTCAACATTGCCGGTGCCGGCTGGAGTGGGTCTGCGCAGGCCACCTCCTACGACACGATGAGCCAGATGAATCAGGCGTTTCGCAACATCGTCAACATGCTGCACGGGGTGCGTGACGGGCTGATCCGCGACGCCAACAACTACGAGGCCCAAGAGCAGGCGTCCCAGCAGATCCTGAGCAGCTAG
- a CDS encoding PPE family protein, translating into MDFGLFPPEFNSARMYAGPGSGPMLAAAAAWDVLASELYATASSYSSTIATLTSGWTGPSSASMAAAAAPYVSWISATAAQAEQTATQAKAAVAAYEAAFAMTVPPPVIAANRALLMMLIATNFFGQNTPAIMATEAHYMEMWAQDAAAMYGYAGASQAAATFTPFTPPPSTTTAGAAALQAGAVAQAASTGAGTSAQTVAPLTSTMSMPLSATTSAPLAASSSSSGTPPLSTLTGLTTSSTALTSGASVASGAGSSASLGASGASMLGSAGSLMRTVTPAMGMFGNLQAVGSALGSGSGALASPGLGGAAVTAGLGRATSVGVLSVPQSWASAAPAFNSVASSLPATSASAAAPAVGATNPGSMLGAPLAPLAGRSAPTPVASTPRFDVRPTVVQRPVYAG; encoded by the coding sequence TTGGATTTCGGGCTGTTTCCGCCAGAGTTCAACTCTGCACGGATGTACGCCGGTCCGGGATCAGGGCCGATGCTGGCCGCCGCGGCGGCCTGGGACGTGCTGGCCTCGGAGCTGTATGCGACGGCATCGTCGTACAGCTCGACGATCGCGACACTGACGAGCGGATGGACCGGGCCGTCATCGGCATCGATGGCGGCCGCGGCCGCACCCTACGTGTCGTGGATCAGCGCCACCGCCGCGCAGGCCGAGCAGACCGCCACCCAGGCCAAGGCGGCGGTGGCCGCCTATGAGGCGGCGTTCGCGATGACCGTGCCCCCGCCGGTGATCGCGGCCAACCGTGCGCTGCTGATGATGCTGATCGCCACCAACTTCTTCGGGCAGAACACACCGGCGATCATGGCTACCGAGGCCCACTACATGGAGATGTGGGCGCAGGATGCCGCGGCCATGTATGGCTATGCCGGTGCATCGCAAGCGGCCGCGACCTTCACCCCGTTCACCCCGCCGCCGTCGACCACTACCGCGGGTGCGGCGGCACTGCAGGCCGGGGCGGTCGCACAAGCTGCCAGCACCGGGGCCGGCACCAGTGCGCAAACTGTGGCACCGCTGACGTCGACGATGTCGATGCCGCTGAGCGCCACGACATCCGCACCGCTTGCCGCGTCGTCGTCCTCGTCGGGCACACCGCCACTGTCGACGTTGACGGGTCTGACGACGTCGTCGACGGCCTTGACGTCCGGTGCCAGCGTGGCGTCCGGCGCAGGCTCATCGGCGTCGCTGGGCGCTTCGGGCGCGTCGATGCTCGGCTCGGCCGGTTCGCTGATGAGGACGGTAACTCCGGCGATGGGCATGTTCGGCAACTTGCAGGCCGTGGGCTCCGCGCTGGGAAGCGGTTCCGGCGCGCTGGCCTCACCCGGGCTGGGCGGTGCCGCGGTGACGGCGGGTCTGGGCCGGGCCACCTCGGTCGGTGTGCTGTCCGTGCCCCAGAGTTGGGCGTCGGCCGCGCCGGCGTTCAACTCGGTTGCCTCGTCGTTGCCGGCCACCAGCGCCAGCGCCGCCGCCCCGGCCGTCGGCGCCACCAACCCGGGAAGCATGCTTGGTGCCCCGCTGGCACCTCTGGCCGGCCGCAGCGCGCCGACTCCGGTGGCTTCTACGCCGCGATTCGATGTCCGTCCCACCGTGGTGCAACGCCCGGTCTACGCCGGTTAG
- a CDS encoding PE family protein, translated as MSFVTTQPEALTAAAANLQGIGAAMSAQNAAAAAPTTGVVPAAADEVSALTAAQFVAHAQMYQAVSAQAAAIHEMFVNTLATSAGSYAATEAANAIAAQ; from the coding sequence ATGTCGTTCGTGACTACACAACCGGAGGCGTTGACGGCGGCGGCCGCCAATCTCCAAGGCATCGGCGCGGCGATGAGCGCCCAGAACGCAGCCGCGGCAGCCCCGACGACGGGCGTGGTGCCCGCGGCGGCCGACGAAGTCTCGGCGTTGACCGCCGCACAGTTTGTCGCGCACGCACAGATGTACCAGGCGGTCAGTGCGCAGGCCGCGGCGATCCACGAGATGTTCGTCAACACCCTGGCTACCAGCGCTGGTTCGTACGCGGCCACCGAAGCCGCCAACGCGATCGCGGCCCAGTAG